The following coding sequences are from one uncultured Bacteroides sp. window:
- a CDS encoding TolC family protein, with the protein MKKNILAIILVISLCPAASHAQTAWTLRQCIDYAIAHNITIKQSENTADQSKVDVSTAKWARLPNLNGSAGQSFTWGMDPIPTPDPETGKTNYVFVNQSSHGNDFSLNTDVPLFTGFKIPNQYKLAKLNLKAGMADLEKAKEDLSVNIASSFVQVLYDKELKKVADDQVSLSKEQFERSQRLSEVGKASPAEVAEARSRVAQDEMSAVQANNNYQLALLDLSQLLELPTMDNFDIEAPEVEPSFTPLTPPDEIFSIAVSTKSAILAAQYRLDGSKNSIRIAQSSYYPQLSFGGSITTSYHYSAATSSHTFKQQLDDNLKKRLNLSLSIPLFNRFETRNRVRTARLQQANYALQLDNAKKTLYKEIQQAWYNAVAAESKYNSSSAAVEANKESFKLMTEKFENGKATAVQYNEAKLNLMKAISDRLQAKYEYMFRTKILDFYKGNPIQ; encoded by the coding sequence ATGAAAAAAAATATATTAGCTATCATTCTAGTAATCAGCCTATGCCCAGCAGCTTCGCATGCACAGACTGCCTGGACTCTACGACAATGCATAGACTATGCGATTGCTCACAACATCACAATAAAGCAGTCTGAAAATACTGCTGACCAAAGCAAAGTGGATGTAAGTACAGCTAAATGGGCTCGTTTACCTAACTTAAACGGAAGTGCAGGTCAAAGTTTTACCTGGGGAATGGATCCTATTCCTACTCCAGACCCAGAAACAGGAAAGACAAACTACGTATTTGTTAATCAGAGTAGCCATGGCAATGATTTCTCACTAAACACAGATGTCCCACTCTTTACCGGTTTCAAAATACCTAACCAATACAAACTAGCCAAGCTTAACCTCAAAGCAGGAATGGCCGACCTAGAAAAAGCGAAAGAAGATCTATCAGTCAATATTGCTTCTAGTTTTGTACAAGTGTTATATGACAAAGAACTCAAAAAAGTAGCAGATGACCAAGTTAGCCTAAGCAAAGAGCAGTTTGAGCGTAGCCAAAGATTAAGCGAAGTAGGCAAAGCATCACCAGCAGAAGTTGCTGAAGCTAGATCACGTGTAGCTCAAGACGAAATGAGTGCCGTACAAGCTAATAATAATTATCAACTGGCTCTATTAGACCTCAGTCAATTATTGGAACTGCCCACAATGGACAATTTTGATATTGAAGCGCCAGAGGTTGAACCATCATTCACCCCACTCACTCCCCCTGATGAGATCTTTAGTATAGCAGTAAGCACCAAATCTGCCATTTTAGCTGCTCAGTACCGCCTAGATGGCAGCAAAAATAGCATTCGCATAGCTCAAAGCAGTTATTATCCACAATTATCTTTTGGCGGCAGTATAACCACAAGCTACCACTACTCTGCTGCTACTTCTAGTCACACTTTTAAGCAACAATTAGATGATAATTTAAAAAAAAGGCTAAACCTTAGTCTTAGCATCCCGCTATTCAATCGCTTTGAAACTCGTAATCGTGTACGTACAGCTCGCCTACAACAGGCAAATTATGCTCTGCAACTTGATAATGCAAAGAAAACGCTATACAAGGAAATTCAACAAGCGTGGTATAACGCTGTAGCTGCAGAAAGCAAATACAACTCTAGTAGCGCTGCCGTTGAAGCAAACAAAGAGTCATTCAAGTTAATGACTGAAAAATTTGAGAATGGAAAAGCAACAGCCGTACAATACAATGAAGCGAAGCTGAATTTAATGAAAGCTATATCGGATCGTCTTCAAGCAAAATATGAATACATGTTTCGAACCAAAATTCTTGACTTTTATAAAGGCAATCCTATTCAATAA
- a CDS encoding 5'-nucleotidase, with the protein MKHYYLNYSLGAFLVLLLAFSSCSSPYELTKIEGSRIEISSKWDAHPDEQAVAILAPYKARIDSVMTPVIGRSAMNMKAARPESLLSNLVADVLRDAAKPYLGKPADVGVTNVGGLRSSLSAGDIAYSNIYEILPFENSLCIVTMKGTALRALMENIAASGGEGVSNVRLVISKDGKLLSALVNGKEIEDNRLYEVATVDYLSEGNDNMVAFLQGEKKVCPEGVTLRNIFLDYVKRQTAAGKEITSKVDGRITVK; encoded by the coding sequence ATGAAACATTATTATTTAAATTATTCTTTAGGAGCATTCTTGGTTCTGCTTCTTGCTTTTTCTTCTTGTAGCTCACCTTATGAGTTAACGAAAATAGAGGGTAGTCGAATAGAGATATCTTCTAAGTGGGATGCGCATCCTGATGAACAGGCTGTGGCGATATTAGCTCCTTATAAAGCGCGAATAGATAGTGTAATGACCCCTGTTATTGGGCGAAGCGCAATGAATATGAAGGCAGCTCGTCCGGAAAGCTTATTATCGAACTTAGTGGCGGATGTGCTACGGGATGCGGCAAAACCTTATTTAGGCAAACCTGCGGATGTTGGAGTGACAAATGTAGGAGGATTGCGCAGCTCATTGAGTGCAGGTGATATAGCCTACAGTAATATCTATGAAATATTGCCTTTTGAAAACTCTCTTTGTATTGTTACGATGAAAGGAACTGCTTTGAGAGCTTTGATGGAAAATATTGCCGCTTCCGGTGGTGAAGGGGTAAGTAATGTACGTCTGGTTATATCGAAAGATGGGAAATTGTTGTCAGCTCTGGTTAATGGGAAAGAGATAGAGGATAATCGCCTTTACGAAGTGGCTACGGTAGATTACTTATCTGAAGGGAATGATAATATGGTAGCCTTTTTACAAGGGGAGAAAAAGGTCTGTCCGGAAGGAGTTACACTAAGAAATATCTTTTTGGATTATGTAAAAAGGCAGACAGCGGCAGGGAAGGAGATAACTTCTAAGGTAGATGGTCGTATAACTGTGAAATAA
- a CDS encoding ABC transporter permease produces the protein MKYDIDTWEEILLTITRNKTRSLLTAFGVFWGIFMLIALIGGGQGMQDMMKANFEGFATNSCFVWPQKTGKPYKGFRKGRYWSLDNNDITRLRRNVSDIDIITPTINKWGATALYQDKKSSCMLKGLYPDYEKIETQEMLYGRFINDIDIVERRKVCSIGKRVYEELFRKGENPCGQFLRVDGIYYRIIGVCISEGNININGRASESIVLPFSTMQQAYNFGKNIDLACITAKPGVKITDLQDQVEAVIKKAHYINPDDKQAVMLLNAEAMFSMVDNLFSGIRMLIWMVGLGTLLAGAIGVSNIMMVTVKERTTEIGIRRAIGARPKDILQQILSESMVLTAIAGMAGISFGVFVLQIAEVGINSSGKYNAHFQVSFWMAIGTCALLLTLGMLAGLAPAYRAMAIKPIEAIRDE, from the coding sequence ATGAAATACGATATTGATACATGGGAAGAGATACTTCTCACCATCACAAGAAATAAAACCAGAAGCCTACTTACTGCTTTCGGTGTGTTTTGGGGGATATTTATGTTAATAGCTCTCATCGGAGGTGGACAAGGAATGCAAGACATGATGAAAGCCAATTTTGAAGGTTTCGCCACTAACTCCTGTTTTGTGTGGCCACAAAAAACAGGAAAACCCTATAAAGGATTTCGCAAAGGACGTTACTGGAGTTTGGATAATAACGACATTACTCGCTTGCGCCGTAATGTTTCGGACATAGATATTATCACCCCAACCATCAACAAATGGGGAGCAACGGCTCTATATCAAGATAAAAAAAGTTCTTGTATGCTAAAAGGACTATATCCTGACTACGAAAAAATAGAAACACAAGAGATGCTTTACGGAAGATTTATTAATGATATAGATATCGTGGAGCGACGCAAAGTTTGCAGCATTGGCAAACGCGTGTACGAGGAACTTTTTCGTAAAGGAGAGAATCCATGCGGACAATTTTTGCGAGTAGACGGAATATACTACCGCATTATAGGAGTATGTATATCAGAAGGAAACATCAATATCAACGGTAGAGCCTCTGAAAGTATAGTATTACCTTTTAGCACCATGCAGCAAGCATACAATTTCGGGAAAAACATCGACTTAGCTTGTATCACAGCGAAACCGGGAGTTAAAATTACCGATTTACAAGACCAAGTAGAAGCTGTGATCAAGAAAGCCCACTATATCAATCCGGATGATAAACAAGCGGTTATGCTATTAAATGCTGAAGCCATGTTTTCAATGGTAGATAATTTATTCTCAGGTATCCGTATGTTAATCTGGATGGTAGGCTTAGGAACATTGTTAGCCGGCGCTATCGGAGTTAGTAACATTATGATGGTAACCGTTAAGGAACGTACTACCGAAATCGGTATCAGGCGGGCTATCGGTGCGCGTCCCAAAGATATCTTGCAGCAGATCCTATCGGAAAGTATGGTGCTTACTGCCATTGCAGGTATGGCAGGAATCTCATTTGGTGTATTTGTATTGCAGATTGCGGAAGTAGGAATTAACTCATCTGGAAAATACAATGCTCACTTTCAAGTAAGTTTCTGGATGGCTATAGGGACTTGTGCTTTGCTATTGACACTCGGTATGCTAGCTGGTTTAGCTCCGGCATATAGAGCTATGGCTATCAAACCAATAGAAGCCATCAGAGATGAATAA
- a CDS encoding RagB/SusD family nutrient uptake outer membrane protein — translation MKTKILTSTFWIFFIVISVLFSSCDGFLSTMPKGAKTPSTLADYEAFIRNEYTTQCTDIMQAVLLLNDKFETASNYNYYPLRKANYFWDESANRIELNNTDEFTYYNGYAAISSCNLIIENVPSVTGATDAQKNELIAQAKVIRTVVYFVLANYYADTYDEATAATKLSVPLIESADLNASYKQVTIQEIYNYMLKNLEEALPYLPHEGATALHPTIGAAYAMYARIYLEMGNYDLALQNANKALAENSALYDWTLYYQTNKTQIENANDYTATTSPMGIDNVENYYFRHGTTYYASSESKIQVDRRNRFEEGDARMAARWKLKTVGTDTYYTSTLVGLFNYGGLTTTEVYLIKAECLARDGKYGDAMDVLNTVRQKRILPNVYQPLTASTEEQAINYIRRTKDNELIFSIVPFADARRFNKETKYARTLSKVVDGTTYTLTPNSHLWTMPFPMGATNNPGNGTIIQNVDK, via the coding sequence ATGAAAACTAAAATATTAACATCTACGTTTTGGATCTTTTTTATTGTGATAAGCGTACTTTTCTCTTCTTGTGACGGTTTTTTAAGTACCATGCCTAAAGGAGCAAAAACTCCTTCTACTCTAGCTGATTATGAAGCTTTTATCAGGAATGAATATACAACTCAGTGTACAGATATAATGCAAGCTGTTTTATTGCTTAACGATAAGTTTGAAACTGCATCTAACTACAACTACTATCCACTTCGCAAAGCGAATTACTTTTGGGATGAGTCTGCTAATCGGATAGAATTGAATAATACTGATGAATTTACTTATTATAATGGATATGCGGCTATTTCTAGTTGTAATCTTATTATAGAAAATGTACCGTCTGTAACAGGAGCGACTGATGCTCAGAAAAATGAATTGATAGCGCAGGCTAAAGTTATCAGGACAGTGGTTTACTTTGTTTTGGCAAATTATTATGCGGATACATATGATGAAGCTACTGCTGCTACAAAATTATCCGTTCCTTTGATTGAAAGTGCTGACTTGAATGCATCATATAAACAAGTAACTATACAGGAGATTTATAACTATATGCTTAAAAATCTCGAAGAGGCTTTGCCGTATCTTCCTCATGAGGGTGCAACCGCGTTACACCCTACAATTGGCGCAGCATATGCCATGTATGCTCGTATCTATTTAGAAATGGGCAATTATGACTTAGCTTTGCAGAATGCGAATAAAGCGCTGGCTGAAAATAGTGCTTTATATGATTGGACGCTTTATTATCAGACAAATAAAACTCAGATAGAGAATGCAAATGATTATACTGCTACTACCTCTCCTATGGGGATTGATAATGTGGAAAATTACTATTTTCGTCATGGTACTACTTATTATGCTAGTTCAGAATCAAAGATTCAGGTTGATAGAAGGAACCGTTTTGAAGAAGGTGATGCTCGCATGGCGGCTCGTTGGAAGCTTAAAACGGTTGGTACGGACACTTATTATACAAGTACTTTAGTTGGGCTATTTAACTATGGTGGGCTTACTACAACAGAGGTATATCTCATTAAAGCTGAGTGCTTGGCTCGTGATGGGAAGTATGGTGATGCAATGGATGTGCTAAACACCGTTCGCCAAAAACGTATTCTTCCAAATGTTTATCAGCCCTTAACTGCTTCTACCGAGGAGCAAGCAATTAATTATATTCGCCGTACAAAAGATAACGAATTGATTTTCTCAATTGTGCCTTTTGCTGATGCTCGACGTTTTAATAAAGAGACTAAATATGCTCGCACGTTGAGCAAAGTGGTGGATGGTACTACGTACACGCTTACTCCCAATTCACATCTATGGACTATGCCTTTCCCTATGGGAGCTACAAATAATCCGGGTAATGGCACTATTATTCAAAATGTTGATAAATAA
- a CDS encoding TlpA disulfide reductase family protein, producing MMKIKMFCGALALALSFSSCDQNSNEGYSIEGQLNGLTEGTSLELLPGATHKNEKPIAISKIGADGTFSFKGSVPTPRMFYLHVADSRGVCKLVIGSGQVKVEGTVTVENNQDAKFYDFSKVTVTGSAVNDEYLKKIAPHAALDTVYANYHKKYEAVNKAMQEARQAENKTAYDSIAASPSGQAFRHAEKAFFDSVTSISNGIILDNKDSWWGPFLMMDIMNYLTKSEIAIYDKFSPDAKESYYGKLVKEELFPEGFIGKKAPDFVVVDDQGKELRSSALMKGKKYILVDFWASWCHPCRKEIPNLKNLYGKYASKGLQIISISIDKKEADWRKAMDEEKLPWLSFLDKKNVAELYKVKLIPAIFLINDQGVVVSDKLRGEELAAKLEELFR from the coding sequence ATGATGAAAATTAAAATGTTTTGCGGAGCACTAGCTCTCGCTCTTTCTTTCTCTTCGTGTGATCAAAATTCTAATGAGGGATACTCCATTGAAGGACAATTGAATGGACTTACTGAAGGAACATCTTTGGAGCTATTACCAGGTGCTACTCATAAAAACGAAAAACCTATTGCTATTTCAAAAATTGGAGCCGATGGAACTTTTTCTTTTAAAGGGAGTGTTCCCACTCCTCGTATGTTTTATCTTCATGTAGCTGATTCTCGTGGTGTTTGTAAATTAGTGATAGGCAGTGGGCAGGTTAAGGTCGAGGGTACGGTCACTGTAGAGAATAACCAAGACGCAAAATTCTATGACTTTTCTAAAGTAACTGTTACGGGGAGTGCTGTTAATGATGAATATTTGAAAAAGATAGCTCCTCATGCTGCTCTTGACACTGTTTATGCAAACTATCATAAGAAGTATGAAGCTGTGAATAAAGCAATGCAAGAGGCTCGTCAAGCAGAGAATAAGACAGCATATGACTCAATTGCTGCTTCACCTTCCGGACAAGCATTTAGGCATGCAGAGAAGGCTTTTTTTGATTCTGTGACATCTATCTCAAATGGCATTATTTTGGATAATAAAGACTCATGGTGGGGGCCTTTCTTGATGATGGACATCATGAATTATCTCACAAAAAGTGAAATTGCGATCTATGACAAGTTCTCTCCAGATGCTAAGGAAAGTTATTATGGGAAGTTGGTCAAAGAGGAACTTTTTCCAGAAGGTTTTATAGGTAAGAAGGCTCCTGACTTCGTTGTTGTTGATGATCAAGGAAAAGAGTTGAGATCCTCGGCACTGATGAAAGGCAAGAAATATATTTTAGTTGATTTTTGGGCTTCCTGGTGTCATCCTTGTCGTAAGGAAATTCCGAATTTAAAGAATTTATATGGGAAGTATGCTTCAAAGGGATTGCAGATTATTAGTATTTCTATAGATAAAAAAGAGGCTGACTGGAGAAAAGCAATGGATGAAGAAAAGCTTCCTTGGCTTAGCTTCTTGGATAAGAAAAATGTAGCAGAGCTTTATAAAGTGAAACTAATCCCAGCTATTTTTTTGATAAATGATCAGGGAGTAGTCGTAAGCGATAAATTACGTGGAGAGGAGCTTGCTGCCAAACTTGAGGAATTGTTTCGTTAA
- a CDS encoding efflux RND transporter periplasmic adaptor subunit, with protein sequence MKKYLKIALLVVVAVIFIGTFAFLYSKSKPTVKQYEIVTPEITDLEKTTVATGKVEPRDEILIKPQISGIIDEVYKEAGETVKKGEIIAKVKVIPELGQLNTAESRVRLAEISLKQSQIDYNRMKKLYADKLISSEDYEKSNVDYKKAKEERDNAKDALDIIKEGITKKTAAYSNTMIRSTIDGLVLDVPVKAGNSVIMSNTFNDGTTIATVANMNDLIFKGKIDETEVGRIHEGMPIKLTIGALQNIKFDAILEYISPKGVEENGANQFEIKAAIHVPDSVEIRSGYSANAEIALAHANKVLAIPESTVEFKGDSTFVWVMTDSVPEQKFVRRQVTAGLSNGIKLEIKKGLSIKEKVRGAEKSDKKNKK encoded by the coding sequence ATGAAAAAGTATCTAAAAATCGCATTATTGGTCGTAGTAGCTGTTATATTTATAGGAACCTTTGCATTCCTATACAGCAAATCAAAACCGACAGTAAAACAATACGAAATTGTAACCCCGGAAATCACTGACCTTGAAAAAACCACAGTTGCAACAGGGAAAGTAGAACCTAGAGATGAAATTCTTATCAAGCCTCAAATATCAGGTATTATAGATGAAGTATACAAGGAGGCTGGGGAAACGGTTAAAAAAGGAGAGATTATTGCTAAAGTTAAAGTTATTCCGGAATTGGGACAATTAAATACCGCAGAAAGTAGAGTACGTCTTGCAGAGATTTCTCTCAAACAAAGCCAGATTGATTACAATCGTATGAAAAAGCTATATGCAGACAAGCTCATTAGCAGCGAAGATTATGAAAAAAGTAACGTTGATTACAAAAAAGCAAAAGAAGAAAGAGATAATGCAAAGGACGCACTTGATATTATAAAAGAAGGTATCACTAAAAAGACAGCTGCTTATAGTAATACAATGATTCGTTCTACTATTGACGGACTTGTACTGGACGTACCTGTGAAAGCAGGAAATTCTGTGATCATGAGTAACACTTTCAATGATGGTACTACCATTGCTACAGTTGCCAACATGAACGATTTAATTTTCAAAGGTAAAATAGATGAAACAGAAGTAGGACGTATACATGAAGGAATGCCTATTAAACTTACAATAGGTGCTTTACAAAACATCAAGTTTGACGCCATATTAGAATATATATCTCCGAAAGGGGTAGAGGAAAATGGTGCTAATCAATTTGAAATAAAAGCAGCGATACATGTACCTGACTCTGTAGAAATACGATCGGGCTATTCTGCCAATGCAGAAATAGCGCTAGCCCATGCCAACAAAGTGTTAGCTATACCTGAAAGTACTGTAGAATTCAAAGGAGATAGTACTTTTGTATGGGTAATGACAGATAGCGTTCCAGAACAAAAATTCGTTCGCCGCCAGGTAACAGCCGGACTAAGTAATGGCATCAAACTTGAAATTAAAAAAGGTCTTAGCATTAAAGAAAAAGTACGTGGTGCTGAGAAGAGCGACAAGAAAAACAAAAAGTAA
- a CDS encoding ABC transporter permease: MIDIWQEIYGTIRRNKLRTFLTGFAVAWGIFMLIVLLGAGNGLIHAFDESSSSMAMNSIKIYPGATTKSFDGLQVGRRIQLDNKDLGITTRKFSKNVISAGATVRQSSVTLSRGSEYVSMTLNGVFPNYTEVEPVKSTEGRFINELDIKERRKVIVLHTKTAKVLFPKGEDPIGKFVIGNGTAYQVIGLYADQGDRDAREAYLPFSTLQTIYNKGDKINNLIFTTKGLETEKLNESFEKQYRKAIGSHHRFDPLDKSAIWIWNRLTNYLQQQTASSILRTAIWIIGIFTLLSGIVGVSNIMLITVKERTREFGIRKALGAKPSSILWLIIVESVVITTIFGYIGMVAGIGATEYMNAVSGSQVMDIGIAQETVFLNPTVDVKIAIQATLTLIIAGTLAGFFPARKAVSIRPIEALRAE; this comes from the coding sequence ATGATTGATATTTGGCAAGAGATATACGGCACAATACGGCGCAATAAGCTGCGAACATTCCTCACCGGATTTGCCGTAGCATGGGGCATTTTCATGCTCATAGTGTTACTAGGAGCTGGGAATGGGCTCATACATGCTTTTGACGAATCTTCCTCAAGCATGGCTATGAACTCGATTAAAATATATCCCGGAGCGACAACTAAATCATTTGACGGTCTACAAGTAGGAAGACGAATACAATTAGATAATAAAGATTTGGGAATTACCACCCGGAAATTTTCGAAAAATGTAATTAGTGCCGGAGCAACGGTACGACAGAGCAGTGTGACGCTCAGTAGAGGTTCAGAATACGTTAGCATGACTCTGAATGGGGTCTTTCCAAACTATACTGAAGTAGAACCTGTAAAATCAACAGAAGGACGATTTATCAATGAATTGGATATTAAAGAACGACGTAAGGTAATCGTTCTACACACTAAAACAGCCAAAGTCCTATTCCCCAAAGGAGAAGATCCAATAGGTAAATTTGTTATAGGAAACGGAACTGCTTACCAAGTAATAGGCTTATATGCTGATCAAGGAGACCGAGATGCCCGAGAAGCATACTTACCATTTAGCACTCTGCAAACCATCTATAACAAAGGAGATAAAATCAACAATTTGATTTTCACTACCAAAGGGCTAGAAACAGAAAAATTAAATGAAAGTTTTGAAAAGCAGTATCGTAAAGCGATCGGTTCTCACCATCGATTCGATCCGCTAGACAAAAGTGCTATCTGGATATGGAACAGGCTTACTAATTATCTACAACAACAGACGGCATCGAGTATTCTTCGAACAGCTATTTGGATTATTGGTATTTTCACTTTGCTTAGTGGTATTGTTGGAGTAAGTAATATCATGTTGATCACCGTCAAAGAACGCACTCGAGAGTTTGGCATTCGAAAAGCACTTGGTGCTAAGCCTTCATCCATTTTGTGGCTTATTATTGTTGAAAGTGTTGTGATTACTACTATCTTCGGGTATATCGGTATGGTAGCGGGCATTGGAGCCACGGAGTATATGAACGCAGTATCAGGCAGTCAGGTGATGGATATTGGAATTGCTCAAGAGACAGTCTTTTTAAATCCCACTGTAGACGTAAAAATAGCAATCCAAGCTACTCTCACATTGATCATAGCAGGTACATTAGCAGGCTTTTTTCCTGCCCGCAAAGCGGTGAGCATACGTCCTATTGAGGCATTAAGAGCAGAATAA
- a CDS encoding ROK family protein, whose protein sequence is MVTNMEKTYVVGIDIGGTNTVFGIVDARGTILASGAVKTQSYSSVEDYVDEVCKNLLPLIVANGGIQKIKGIGIGAPNGNYYSGTIEFAPNLPWKGVIPLATMFEDKLGVPTALTNDANAAAVGEMTYGVARGMKDFIMITLGTGVGSGIVINGQVVYGHDGFAGELGHVIVRRDHGRLCGCGREGCLETYCSATGVARTARELLAARTDVSLLRNIPAESITSKDVYDAAVQGDVLAQEIFNKTGTLLGEALADFIAFSSPEAIVLFGGLAKSGDYIMKPIQKAIDDNVLTIFKGKTKLLVSELKDSDAAVLGASALAWELKD, encoded by the coding sequence ATGGTTACTAACATGGAAAAAACCTACGTTGTAGGTATTGACATTGGCGGCACAAATACTGTCTTTGGTATTGTTGATGCGCGTGGAACAATTCTTGCCAGTGGGGCAGTAAAAACACAATCTTATTCTTCAGTAGAAGATTATGTGGATGAGGTATGCAAAAATCTTCTTCCTCTTATTGTGGCAAATGGAGGCATTCAAAAAATCAAAGGAATTGGCATTGGTGCTCCCAATGGTAATTATTATAGTGGGACAATTGAGTTTGCACCTAATTTGCCTTGGAAAGGTGTTATTCCTCTGGCTACTATGTTTGAGGATAAATTAGGAGTACCTACTGCTTTAACAAATGATGCTAATGCTGCCGCTGTGGGTGAAATGACTTATGGTGTGGCAAGAGGTATGAAAGATTTTATAATGATCACCTTAGGAACAGGTGTTGGAAGTGGAATTGTGATTAACGGGCAGGTGGTGTATGGACATGACGGCTTTGCCGGAGAATTGGGGCATGTAATTGTTCGTCGGGATCATGGTAGGCTATGTGGTTGTGGACGTGAAGGCTGCTTGGAAACTTATTGCTCGGCTACAGGAGTGGCTCGTACTGCTCGTGAACTGTTGGCTGCTCGTACGGATGTAAGTTTGCTTAGAAATATACCAGCAGAGAGTATCACATCTAAAGATGTATATGATGCTGCTGTACAAGGTGATGTTTTGGCTCAAGAGATTTTCAATAAGACAGGAACTTTACTTGGTGAAGCTCTTGCCGATTTTATCGCTTTCTCCAGTCCAGAAGCTATTGTCTTGTTTGGTGGATTAGCTAAATCCGGAGATTATATAATGAAACCTATTCAGAAAGCAATTGATGATAACGTGTTGACTATCTTTAAGGGCAAGACAAAATTGCTTGTCTCTGAGTTAAAAGATTCTGATGCTGCTGTACTGGGTGCTAGTGCATTAGCTTGGGAGTTGAAAGATTAA
- a CDS encoding ABC transporter ATP-binding protein, producing MIHLKDINKTYHNGAPLHVLKGINLDIEKGEYVSIMGSSGSGKSTMLNILGILDNYDTGDYYLNNVLIKNLSETKAAEYRNRMIGFIFQSFNLISFKNAVENVALPLFYQGISRKKRNILAMEYLDRLGLKDWAHHMPNEMSGGQKQRVAIARALISQPQIILADEPTGALDSKTSVEVLNILKQLHDEGMTIVVVTHESGVANQTNKIIRLKDGIIERIETNENHDASPFGQNGLMK from the coding sequence GTGATACACTTAAAAGACATTAACAAGACCTACCACAATGGGGCACCACTGCACGTTTTGAAAGGCATTAATCTTGACATAGAAAAAGGAGAATATGTTTCTATTATGGGGTCTTCAGGATCCGGTAAATCTACTATGCTTAATATCTTAGGTATATTGGATAACTATGATACTGGAGATTATTATTTAAACAATGTTTTAATAAAAAATCTAAGCGAAACGAAGGCTGCAGAATACCGTAACAGAATGATCGGGTTCATCTTTCAATCATTCAACCTTATTTCATTCAAAAACGCTGTTGAAAATGTTGCACTTCCTCTCTTTTACCAAGGAATAAGCCGAAAGAAAAGAAACATTCTTGCAATGGAATATCTGGATCGTCTAGGATTAAAAGATTGGGCACACCATATGCCTAACGAGATGAGTGGCGGGCAAAAACAACGTGTTGCCATTGCTCGCGCCTTAATATCCCAACCTCAAATTATCTTAGCAGATGAGCCCACCGGAGCATTAGACAGTAAAACATCTGTAGAAGTACTAAACATTCTCAAACAATTGCACGATGAGGGTATGACTATTGTAGTGGTAACACATGAAAGTGGAGTTGCCAACCAAACCAATAAAATCATCCGCCTCAAAGATGGAATTATAGAAAGAATAGAAACAAATGAGAACCATGATGCATCTCCTTTTGGACAGAACGGGCTCATGAAATAA
- the rplS gene encoding 50S ribosomal protein L19: protein MDLIKIAEEAFATGKQHPSFKAGDTITVAYRIIEGSKERVQLYRGVVIKIAGHGDKKRFTVRKMSGTIGVERIFPMDSPAIDKIEVNKVGKVRRAKLYYLRALTGKKARIKEKRVLG, encoded by the coding sequence ATGGATTTAATTAAAATTGCAGAAGAAGCATTTGCTACCGGAAAGCAACATCCCAGCTTTAAAGCAGGTGACACTATTACAGTAGCATATCGTATTATTGAAGGTAGCAAAGAACGTGTACAGTTGTATCGCGGAGTTGTTATTAAAATAGCAGGACACGGAGACAAAAAACGCTTCACTGTACGCAAAATGTCAGGAACTATTGGCGTAGAAAGAATTTTCCCAATGGATTCACCAGCAATTGATAAAATTGAAGTTAACAAGGTTGGTAAAGTTCGTCGTGCTAAATTATACTACCTACGTGCTCTTACCGGTAAAAAGGCTAGAATTAAAGAAAAAAGAGTTCTTGGTTAA